The sequence CAAGGTTTGTTGTCTCAATACCGGACCCCGTACCgtaccacactagcacagtatcgatacggtacaatatgaaatatttttggcataccgagtatCGGTATGCCACTTGTACCGGATACCAGAACCGAACTGGTACGGTACAGTATGCCATGTACCGCCCGGTTGGGGTCAGTACGGCATACCATGGTTGCATCACTTAGAAAGATAGCAGTAATAAGGTCTACGGAATTCACAATAAATGACATAAACGAGAATATTGATATAGATGTGTTACATTACATGAATAACTACACAAATCAGCAATAATGTGTTTAAAACTAATTCAGTTGGTATTTGTCTATCTAGTGAACCTATCTTGTGAAGGCTTGATAAGGTTCTGATAAGGAGAGTCACCATGATGTTAATTCACGGATtttataaaagaagaagaagaagaagcagccCTACAATAACATGAATGGAAGCTGCAACAATGATGTTAAAAAGCTTGCAGTGACACCAGTCCTGGATTTTAACAGGTATGATTATGAATGAATCTATAAAATCGACTAGGAGTCTAAGAATAGTTGAGACAACTATTGCCAGGTGCACTCAACTTGAATTGACATGAAGAATAATTCCATCATCATTTTGATACCATATCAAAGAATGAGCAAATTTAAAACCTTATACACAATAGGAAAGACTCTTAATGGAGACACAAGTTCACATCTTAAAGCTATACCGAACAAGTTGGACAAACTGTTCTGTGTTCATGACATACAAAGCCTGAGTGGACCATTCATGGATTAGAATATCATGTATTTTAGTCGAGCTGATCGGGGGCTACAATGTTGCATATGCAACAATATTATACATAAGAATATAAAGATAGACAAGTATATGGAGACTGCTACTAGCACCCTACAATGGACTACTTGGACTCAatcattcaaattttaaaaaaatataaagaatgTAACTACTTGAAACTAGTcttcaaagaagaaaagagtaaCTACAAGAAAAATAGCTACCCCTGGTAGCGGGATTCAATAGGCGTGGGTGGATTGGTTGGGTAGGCTGCAGCCCTAGTTCTTTCTCCCaattttctttactttctttctcTCCATTGTTATCACCTCTATCCTTATTTCCTCCCCTCTATCTCCTCTCAGTAATAGGGGTCAGAAAAGGTATTATGCCATGATAACAAGTGAATGCAAGTTTTCATTTTGACCTCCAAAATAACCCAACTTTCTTTAGAATGATGATGGTATATATCTCTTGAGTTATAATAAATTAATGATAAATGGAAAGAAAGGGTTAACTACAATTTGAGCATATCACATCTAACACTGTTAAATGAATGAACTCTTCGTGATAAGCCTGAATGGCCCAAAGTTTGGCTCAATTTGGCCTTCCTACATGCCAAGCTAGAGCCAGCCCAAGCCTGCTcaaacttgatttgattaagctcaaaaatgaatattatgtattttttagttatattttataaaaaatatatttctgcatttatataaTTAACATAAAAAAAGAATGTATTCCAATTACATGATTGAGATAAAAGTGTTGAAAATAAGCTTACAGTACATATCTGAAAGCCTTGGGAGACCTCAGGCTCTCACTAGATCTCCTAAACAAATTGTACATTAATAGTCTGAGTTCAGCATAAAACTAAATTAGCTTGCTTAACCACAACCAATAACAAAACAAGCTAAGCTTAAGCTGGCTTGCTAGGGCTTGGTTTATCTACACCTCTAGTAACATCCTTCCATTTTTCCAATGTTACTTTTGTGTAAGGAGCCACATGTTGTCCAGTTTTATTTTGGAAGTTTCTCAAATAATATAGGAGAcaagaaaattataaataaaatacctGGAGAGCAGCTGGACCGACCCTCCATGTGTCTACTAGCCACTTcacttcaatgccttctttgaTAACACGCATTCTTTCATCAGCACAGCTTGCAACATGAtcctatttaatatttaaaattcataattTACACTTCTGCGTAGGCAATAAGAATTAAAATATTGAAATCTTATACCTGTACAACTACAAtgcaaattcaaaaaaaattgacaTTCTTTTTGACACTAAATTTATAGGTTTAGTTTAAAATGCACCTTACTCATAGGAAATGGGTGGCCAGAACGGCTTAAAATTGCACGGCAATCACCAGCATTTGCAACGAAAAGCCTGTTCCTGACTATTAATGCTGTAACTGCAGTACAACCAGGATGCCAGTCTTTCTGAAAAATTCTTTTTGAGTTACGGTGCAAGACTAACCCATCTCTGAATGCCTCATCTGTCCTTGTAAATGCTTCAATAAGCGCATCTGTTGGACTGCAGCAAGCTAGCAATTAGCAAGTGAAGTGAATAAACCATCAGATATAAACAGATGGCTGGAAGAAACCTGCATGTATAACCAGTATTCTGTAAGAACACTGGTAGTGCTCGGGCAGAAAACTCAGCAGCTGCTGCACCTGTAGAGAACATTCGGAAATATTAAACTAGTTATGTAAGGAAAAGTAATAATACCGTCATTGGCAAACCTCTATGGCCATCAAAAATTCCAAAAGCATGAACATCCTTCTCGTTGCACATTTGCGGAAGCATGAAGTGAGTATCTTCCATTGTTTCCCTTCTTCCACATGTTGCAAAAGATCCCCAAGATAAAGTAGGATGGTAATGTGATTCATTAAAAAAACTAACCCACAGCCTCATATTTGACTTTTCTGCATTTGTTATCCTGGCTAATTGTTCTCCTTGATCAAACCAGTTCAATTCTTTAAAATACTGGAGATCCATCATGCCATGTTGGCATTGATTGCTGGGGGAAACCGATGGTGGACAAGAGCCTTTTTCCACATGCTCCATGATTAGAGTTAATTCCTCAACTATGTCATCAAATGAAGGCCTATGTAAGGGATTTGGGTCCCAACACCTTTTAATAAGTGACAACAGATCTGATGGTGCTCCAGCTTCACGATGAGCAAGAATAGGACGCAGACCCTCAGAAACAACTGCTGCAGTAAGTTGTTGTTCAGTATAGCTCATTTCAAGCACAGTGTGTGCCTACAAGAAGAGAAACAGCTTCCTGTTTGTCACTGTATAATAGAAAAATACTTGAAGACAATCCACAGATAGACAAATACGTAAGAATGTACATATGCAGTAAGACAAAATGCACATGAAGGATAACACTGAAAGTTGGAGAAGTTTCATGTGGTCTCAGCCTCACTAAATTAGTGCTcataacatgaatgaaaaaaaaaaaaaaaaaaatcaaaggggAGCATCTTCATcatttgattgaaatatgtttctGCATGTCCAATGTGAGTGCATATTACAATATTGTACATGTTACAAAAAGAGGAAAAACATACCTGGGCTTCTGCTCTTAGATCTGTGTAAGGAACAACACCTGTAAGAAGCTCACTGCAGAAGAAGACCAATGAATCAGAATGACAATATCTCACGCTTAAAAAGGCATTCATACATGAACCTTATGTAAGAATGTTTTGAGACAATCTATAAATTTATCACATGTCCACAGATACAAACTGTTTTTGTCCAGTTAGCAAGTATTCCAAATCTACCAAATTACAAAAGCTATGAAATCACAAATCCTGGAGATGCACTGTCATGCTCGACATACATACCAGGAGATCCTGAACGTATGTGTTAATATGGGTGGTCTTATTCACATTAACTATTATTTGCGCCATCTTTTAATGGCATAATCTAGGATCTGATGTAGCAGCTAAAAAGAATTTACCGAAAACATCTCTTAAGTGTTACATTTTCTACCCTTCTAATATCATGTGTGCTTGTAAAAATTGGTAAGTTCTTCAAATGGCACATTTTTTCCAAAATTAACCAAGTGATGGTAATAGATTTATCATGAACTTTTTCCTAAACTTTGCTGAATCTTGGCCTTTTACATATTTCCTTTATTGCTTGTTTGTTTCTCTCTAATTAAGTTAGAACTCTGGATTCCTATTTGACATTATATGTATAATGTCTATTGGGTTTGTACTGACACCAATGTCTTCAGTCTATTCATGCACACAGAACATCAGATAGCCAGACATGCTTGCAAATGCTATGATGGTGAAAGTTAAAAGTCAGCATCAAGGTCTGCTGTATcgataccggtcggcgtaccaaTGGCAgctcggaccggtacggtatcgGTCCCGTACCAGTCCGGTATCGGTTCCATACCGATTCcagattccacgctgatccaaTGCTAATCCATACCGGTCTGTACCGGTCTCGTATTGGTCCCATACTGGTTCTCCAACGATAAGCTACCGGTATCGGATTCCacactgatccggtaccggtctcagGCCGGACTgatacgtaccggccggtatggcAGACAATGGTCAGCGTTGAAGCAATTGCAATAATGCCCAAAAACAAGGACTGAAAGTGATTGCAATAAATGCCAAATATATTGGGCTAGATATTGACAGGTCAAATCAGATAGAGGAGTTACCAAATCTGTTTTGGTCCATAAATTATTCCGGGTAAGGCTAGGGTCTGGCtcaacagaaaactgaaggatCTAATTTTGACCACAATTATATGTCACATGTGGACGGGCCTAGATAAAGATCAAACCTGACCGATGGTTTCATATGGGTTTCTGTTGGATCAGGTCTTATTGGTTTCGGGTCCGGTCAGTCTTAGGGAGACCCAATTTGTTTGCAACCCTACCTCTTTGATTTGTGAATGTTTCCTCAGTTTTTGTCTAATAGTCTTATGCACAAAAAATCTAATTTACGAAACCCATGACAAGTGTCAAATATTATTGTATAACATGTTCAATTTTTTGCAGTTACATATATTTCATCTTTTTATATGTATTTGTATGGATTTTATATGGTGTAATCTGATTGCACATGTCCTTTTAGTTTGTTTTCTTACTCATGACATGTAAACCAGTTACTGCAAAAGGATGCTCCGAGCTCTAAAGAAAATATTTGATATCTCCAATTTCACAAGTTTGCTTATAAATTCGAATAGGAAAGAAGCTCCATAATCAAAATCATTCAATATGTTAtatcttaatcatgccatattcAGTGCAAGTATCCTTAAATGCATATCCTATGCATAAATGATTCACAGATAGTACAATATCCATCGGCAATATGTCTTATCATGACTATTATGCAAGAACCCCTCTACATAATCCATTTAACAACTAAATATACAACCACCACTAGCATTTTCTTTAAAGAAATGGATAACCATCCAATAAGAGTgaagagaagataaagtagGTAAGGAGTTATATTAGTCTTGAAAGAAGAAAGCATTAATACAAGAGAAAAGTGAATATTGTTGAAGAAATATAGGATCTGTATGATTTTTAACTTCTACCTTGGCCATGTAGTACCATAAAATCCTGATCATATCATGATTATAACCAAAACCACAAGTATTGGCGGGGAAAAAGGAAAGCATGCAAGGTTCATTTGTTAGTACATTAAAATTTCACAGACATAGAAAATGGGTATACAATTTAATAATTGTTTGGGATAGAAAAGCTAGAGTTATTCAATAGGACAGAAAGGCATGAAATGTTTAATTCCTTACTTGATAGATATTCCAAAACTATAGACATCTGATTTTTCTGTTTGTATATCCTTTCTCAGAATTTCTGGTGCCATATAGATGAGCGTCCCAACCATGTTTCTTTTGTGAAAACCACCAGTTGGCTTGCCAGACGATTTCCAATTTTCAACTGAAACATGTTTAAGATCCTTCTTGTACATAGCCAGACCAAAATCTGCTAGATGAGGACGAAGGTCTTTGTCAAGCTGGATCgcagatttgaatattttaagAGCAAGTCCAGAAATCAAAAGGATAATATTAATCTAAGGTTACAAATGTCATTTTAGTAGAAAATAAAAGCACATGGAAGATACTTACAAGAATATTTGCAGGTTTTACATCCCTATGTACAATTCCAAGGTTGTGTAGGTACTGGAGAGCTTTCCCTGAAAAGAGAGGTTAATAAGAATGCATGACTAACAATGTGGAACGAAAAGGTTGCAAAGGTAATTTTGTAGGAAACAATGGAAGCAAATACAAAAAACATAATCAAGAAAACAAGAACCTGTTTAGAATGACTATTCAATGAAAAAATGGTACCTTCATGTTAAAAAAATGTGAAAAATCAATGACAAGCATCACTCAGAAAGTATCCATTAGTTAGTGAATAAGTTCTCGATAATAATAACAAAAGTATCATTGACATGCATTCATGATGCAATTTTATATAGTTTCAAGTTCCAACAATTAAAGTAGATCAATTTCTAATTAAGTTAATGGTGGAGAAGCCTTTGTGGTTAGAACTGGTAAATAATGATTCAGTCCTTAcataagaaaaggaaaggaaacacTAAATGTGTCATGAAAAGGAACAGCAAAACATAAGGATGCTAGTAACAGACAATTGACATCCAAGGACTTTTATTAGCGCAGCAAAGGGAGAAAACACCGCAAAacttatttctgaaaaaaaattacctataataactcaagttacacacaagacaaaaagttttcaaaaacaaaagtACCAAATTATCAGTTACAGAAGAGATGATTAACAGCATATAGAGCAAATAAGATCAAAACAACCATAGATGCCTGGACATGGAATTTGGAGATGTACAACAGAAGAAGCAGGTTCATGAAACTATTTCCCTTGCCCATCGTTTGTGAACCCACTAAATTTTTGGGAATCCAGTGGGTCCAAGCCCAAACTTTTAGATACATTAGCTAGATGACCCCATTACCTCAAGATCGCAAAGCTGGGCATGAGTCTTGATTGCTGAGAAGATCTTAGCAGATTAATATAGCAGGCTACCTGGCCTTAACCATGGTATGAATTAGAGGAAAAATATCTTTTTGTGATGGATAAGTCATAGTAATATATATTAAACAACGCTGTGGAAACAAATTTTCATATTGTAATACAGACTAGAGTAAGGTTTTAAATACCACCAGAACAGGACTGTACCAATGTACTATACAGTTTCAGTATGTTTCCTTCACTGAAAAATTGTGTCGATGCCCAATACCGTACCATTTTGGTAAAAAAACAGTCTGAGATCCAGTGCTGGTATTTTAAACCTTGGACTAGAGTTTGTTCTAGAGGATTTCTTAGCATGATGGAATATTTTATGGGGAGACTTGTTGTTTCACAAGTTCAATATGTTTATCAGTAATCTTTGTCGAAAGGCATCATCAATCTAGGCCAGTATGTCAGAATTCATATTTCATACAAACCATACAGCTGCATGCTAAAGCTTCACCTTCCACCCAACCTCCCACATCAAGAAACGAGTAAGTAAATGGCCATAAATAgtttttcttgataaagttcttTCATGTATACCTTATACCTTAGCTAAACCAATAATGCCAAAAGATCGAATATCCACACTGGACTAAATGAACTAATGTAAAAGAGGACCAGAAAAGAAGAGCACATAGGCCTCTGTTAGAGGACAAAGGTTATAAAGGTCGCTCTGTTTGTTATGACCACTGAAATGCAGTGCATTTTTGTCACCTTAACCAAAAATGTGTTCACAAATTACTAGCTTTCCTtgtatattaaatatttatacatatatatatgcattcaaaGAAAATCATCCGATTATTCTTCCTTGGAAACTAAAGAGTTTAAAATATTCGATACATGAGAATTTTCTTAAGAAATTGGATCAATAAATATTCTAGGAAATGAGAAAAGGACAAATCATATTCTAGGAAAGCAGGGCATGACGGCAAtatgaaatatataaaaaataaaaaataaaacaaacagGTGGCGGCAATAAAAGTAATGACTTGATGGGAAGGTATAAGATACGAGTTTAGCCTAGAATATGGCACGAGCATGAATACTCTTTTAGGCTCACCTAATTTCACTAGAACCGATGGTCAAGTAAGCAGGAAGCAGCCGCGCATAAGCATCAATTTCACCACAAAGAAGGAAGGCAATAAGCAGTAGAAACCTAAAAGGGGCAAGAGCGCACCAAGATCGCAGGCAATGGTGAGCACTTGGTCAATAGAAGGGTTCCACTCTTGGACATGCAATTTCTCGGCCAGGTTCCGCGACTCGTAGAACTGGAAGAAGAGCATGTAATTGGGAGGCCTCGCATGGGCCGCCACCAGCTTGGCCAGTCCCGGGTGATCCAGCTTGCTTCGCATCCACAGAATACATCCAAATGCAAGCGATTCAGGAACGAATCAAGAGTCgagccagagagagagagagagatatggaAAGTCGAAACTGACCACAGCAGCTGCAGTTCACGGTGGAATTTGTCGAGATCATCGGCGGTGGACAGTACGGGCTTCTTGACGGCGACTCTCGCGCCGCCGAGCCTCGCGTCGTAGACGGTGCTCTCAGATCCTTGGGAAGAGTATCACACGCCACATCACAAGGAATAATGAAGGAATAGAGAgagatagaaagagagagaggacacGGATTCGTACCTCGGGCGATGGGAGCGAGGAGGGCGTAGGAGGAAGGGGGGAGGTGAAGAGGGATGGTAGAGCTGGTGCAACAGCCACGGACGCAGGTGTTGGGTTCGACTATCTCCACCATCTTCGTTCTCCGCTTCGCCACACGGAgggggaagagaggaggaaatAGAAGGACGGCCGCGGAGAGTAGGTTGCCGGAGGTTGGCTTCGGCTGCTACGCCCTAAACATTGGGAACGTTCCTTGGCCGCGCTCCATCCCCCGTGCTCGCTCTGCTCCGCACATGTTTTTGCCAGGAAACCGTGTTTCATTCTTTTCCTTCCAAAGATATGTGATGGCGGCTGGGAAACAGGTAACTTCCCTTGACCGCCATTTCTTTGTacttagaaaaaaaattggatcCGGGTAATAAAACTCTTTGTTGGAATATTTAGGaggaagaataaaataaaataaaaatttttattttttttttactgcatTTGGTATAACTTATAATTTATATATACTCGTGTACAACTCcatacataaaaaataatatagatgatACACGTTGTCATATAATCTCTAAAATCACTTTAACAAAGTTAtactaaaaaattaatataaattaatatagaATCAggctaataaaaaaatttattttaatattttttaaataaaaaataaaatttatagccATGCGTAGGAGGGAAATTGGTGGCCGAGAACTCACTAAATTGCCCCAGGCGGGTCATGCCGGGAGATTTTGTCTAGTACCATGCTTCAGTCTCACATATGACattttaattacaaaggataTGCATAATTATTCACAAAAAGGAAGATTTGCATAATTGCAGACTAGAAGCTTTGAGATATGTTTCTATTGAATTAAATTCAGAGCTTTTTTTTCTATAGGTTGTAATAAGTCCAATAGATTtggtttttggtttttagaccTATTCAATCCAGCAGATttgaaaataattatattttttctatttttaaaaatttaattataaaatttataagcGTTGTAGCTGCAACAACCATGATGATATGGCAATAATGCAGTAGCAACGGTGATGGTTGCAATGTAATAGTGATGGTAGCGATCAAGGTGCCGATGGTCGTTAGCATGAAACCAAAGATAttctattttcaaaaaaaaatttaaaagataatttttagcgttttttaaattttcaaaaattcaaaatggGAGTTCTttgaagaaataaaatttggtctacaaaatataatttttatcctggttttcatgtttaaattttgctaattaaaattcaaaaattgtaaaataaaatagatgtcgctatttaaatataaaaaaatatttatgtaatcCAATGATGCTTCCTTTTCCCATCTCTTTTAAGATGGTCAGTATTAGACGCCGTGGTGATAATGATATGCTTTATATATTATTCTACAAAAATGCTTAGCTTTAATCACGGACATATTTGTAATTTAAGGAAAGGGTGCCATGtttttcttctctatttttttttgtcaaaaatatttACAAATAATGGGTTACAAAACTAGGGATGGCTTTCACCCAATATCCTAAGCTCATAAAGCGCTACGCTTGCGCCTTATTACCTTTAAGATGATaggtttttctattttattatcTCTAAGGTTATACTAATATTTTTAGTGACACGATAGGGTTAAGTTGTGCTCATatcaaataaagaagaaagaaaatgatatttgaaattttttttttcactgtaATTGTTTAACCTCAAAGAATTAGATATTAGATAATGATGAGGAGAAAAATGGATCACCCAACATATATAGTTAAAGCACCCGAATTCGACAGCAAGTCTGGTCTCGACAAACGTGGTCTCGGCGAATGTGGTCTCGGCGAGCGCGGTCTCGGCGAATGTGGTCTCGGCAAGCACGGTCTTGGCGAGTATGATCTTGGTAAGTATGGTCTCGGTTAAGCAAAGCTCGATTGACCTCGAGGCCAAGGAAGATCTACTCAGAAGTTGAGGACGACCCCGATATGTACTTTTTCAAAGCGGACAATATCTCTGGTCGGGACGCAATCACTTTTTCGCTCTAACAGATAACAAACTATTGTTTTTTCACATTGGATTATACAATTTAAGTAATATAGGTCGGCATGTTCAACTACCTCAAAGAGGTATTATTGGCTATGGTTTTATAATTTGCTCGCGACATATTTAAGGATGACTCCTCTTTAATGTTTTCAGAATTCAAGGTGATCTTCTTAGAACCACAATTGCATAAACTGCCACTATTTCCTCTTTCTCCATTACTTCACGGAGTAGTTCACTGTATATGTGAAATAGACGATCAATAGCTTCTCTACCAATATGGTGGCATAGCATTGGCTCCTGTATAGCTCTTATTGCCTTTGCCAAAGCCACTCCATCCTTTTTGGCATCTCCACTGCCGATTTTGTCTTTAAATATCTCCAAGTATTCAACCATAAAGGAGCCTTCCCTCAGCACTTCATCTTCTATTTCCTTCAGGGATGGAGCATAGAATGGAGCACTATATAGTTCTAGATCTTCTCCTCTGATTTCTCCCTGCATATTAGAAGAGAACAAAATTTTGATTTGTTGGCTTCAAATGCCACTAATTATGTTTGCTTCAAACAATATTATAAGAACAAAGCTATAGTCAGTAAGAAGTATTATCTCATTAAATTGAATATATTTCCTATAGACAGTATCGCCTTACTCATTACCAGGTAGATTTGTTATAGACTCAACTACTTTCACagagaaaaactaaaagaaactaatgtgtTACTTTACTGCAAATAGTAGACATAATGTTGACCTACCATAGAATGAAAACTATATGAttgcttattttcttttttcttttttttccttaagaAATATAATCATAATAAGCCACCATCATTGTTGCATGAATACTATGGAaaacttttattttgttttggtgTTCATTAAGGTTCTGTTTGGATATTCTTTTCTGCAGGAATATTGATCAAGCCTAGACGTCGTAAATCATCCACACTATAGTTATTCAGATCTCGATATTTCATGATACATCATACAAGACTAAAAGCTAGAAACTCTAATTGCTAAGCAAAAGGAAATAACCATTGGAACAAGCTCTGATTCATAAATATGCAGGACTTGGCTtacatgttttttttattttattttattttatttttaaaaaaaggattgCAAGCCTTTAGTTTGGTAGAAGAATCTCTTAGGGAATGTCAAGCTTACCTGTGCAACCATGATAGAAAGAGATCTGGCCAATAGTTCCCATAAGAGAGTTGTCCCCTTATTGCAAGGCTCTTTGGTGTCCCTTCCTGACATAATTAATGCCATTCGTCCTTCAGAAACCAGTTCTTCTGATCTGGACTTGAGAAACGAACCAAAATCTTTCTGAAATTGCTGGTGGTAGGCTTTCGCTATAGCAGGAGGGCTAGTTTTAGATATGTATATTTCCCTGGTATTCATCGATTTACCTTCTTCATTAAAAATGCCAGGAGGAACCTGCAATGCAGTTTAAAGTCAacttatatataatttaaagAGAAAGAGACATTGTTTagattataagttaaattgttGATGATATTAGCAAAGTTTAGGTCTCTTTGGATGATGGGATAAATTATACTAATATAAATACTCCAAACAACCACAGGCCAGGTCAGGTTGGTTTAGAAATAAACTTGAAACTAAACTAATTTAAACTGGTTTTCTAAAACCGACCAAAATCGAACTGACCATCtataaaaatcattagaaacCAACCCGAGAAATTCAGTTCGATTTAGTTTATTGAGTTGATATTCAATAGGTTAGGTttgaaattctgtttttctatttttttttgtaattccgGATCAAGTACCCAATTTGACCCGAATAATCTGATCGAAATAAAATTTAATCGAGCGGGTTCGGATACCCGATAGATTTATCATTTTTTGATGGGATAGAATGGGTTTGAAATTTTTGGACAAATTTTTAATTAGATTTGGAACAAGTTCGGACAGATATCCTAACTATTGTCATTCCTAGTTCCTCGGCAAAGATGTATGAAATTTGTTATccaaccaagaacaccatataAACTTCCACTTGTTCGCTTATGATCTTTGCTTCCTATCTACCGAAAAGCAAAAAAGATGCAAACGCCCGCAAGGAAGTTTCAACTTTTTTCACTTTGTATATTATTTTAGTGGATGATGTAGCCGATGCTCGATACTGTACGTGAATGGGTCCATGATGAACTTATTTACCTATTTGTGGAACTTTggctagcattttttttttctgttgctaGTGGG is a genomic window of Phoenix dactylifera cultivar Barhee BC4 chromosome 4, palm_55x_up_171113_PBpolish2nd_filt_p, whole genome shotgun sequence containing:
- the LOC103722343 gene encoding protein kinase and PP2C-like domain-containing protein isoform X1; the protein is MVEIVEPNTCVRGCCTSSTIPLHLPPSSYALLAPIARGSESTVYDARLGGARVAVKKPVLSTADDLDKFHRELQLLCKLDHPGLAKLVAAHARPPNYMLFFQFYESRNLAEKLHVQEWNPSIDQVLTIACDLGKALQYLHNLGIVHRDVKPANILLDKDLRPHLADFGLAMYKKDLKHVSVENWKSSGKPTGGFHKRNMVGTLIYMAPEILRKDIQTEKSDVYSFGISINELLTGVVPYTDLRAEAQAHTVLEMSYTEQQLTAAVVSEGLRPILAHREAGAPSDLLSLIKRCWDPNPLHRPSFDDIVEELTLIMEHVEKGSCPPSVSPSNQCQHGMMDLQYFKELNWFDQGEQLARITNAEKSNMRLWVSFFNESHYHPTLSWGSFATCGRRETMEDTHFMLPQMCNEKDVHAFGIFDGHRGAAAAEFSARALPVFLQNTGYTCSPTDALIEAFTRTDEAFRDGLVLHRNSKRIFQKDWHPGCTAVTALIVRNRLFVANAGDCRAILSRSGHPFPMSKDHVASCADERMRVIKEGIEVKWLVDTWRVGPAALQVTRSIGDDDLKPAVTARPEITETSLAADDELLVMASDGLWDVLSNEDVISIIKDTVKEPAMCSKRLATEAVERGSKDNITVVVVFLRPVSTAERIY
- the LOC103722343 gene encoding protein kinase and PP2C-like domain-containing protein isoform X2 — protein: MVEIVEPNTCVRGCCTSSTIPLHLPPSSYALLAPIARGSESTVYDARLGGARVAVKKPVLSTADDLDKFHRELQLLCKLDHPGLAKLVAAHARPPNYMLFFQFYESRNLAEKLHVQEWNPSIDQVLTIACDLGKALQYLHNLGIVHRDVKPANILVNFGLAMYKKDLKHVSVENWKSSGKPTGGFHKRNMVGTLIYMAPEILRKDIQTEKSDVYSFGISINELLTGVVPYTDLRAEAQAHTVLEMSYTEQQLTAAVVSEGLRPILAHREAGAPSDLLSLIKRCWDPNPLHRPSFDDIVEELTLIMEHVEKGSCPPSVSPSNQCQHGMMDLQYFKELNWFDQGEQLARITNAEKSNMRLWVSFFNESHYHPTLSWGSFATCGRRETMEDTHFMLPQMCNEKDVHAFGIFDGHRGAAAAEFSARALPVFLQNTGYTCSPTDALIEAFTRTDEAFRDGLVLHRNSKRIFQKDWHPGCTAVTALIVRNRLFVANAGDCRAILSRSGHPFPMSKDHVASCADERMRVIKEGIEVKWLVDTWRVGPAALQVTRSIGDDDLKPAVTARPEITETSLAADDELLVMASDGLWDVLSNEDVISIIKDTVKEPAMCSKRLATEAVERGSKDNITVVVVFLRPVSTAERIY
- the LOC103722343 gene encoding protein kinase and PP2C-like domain-containing protein isoform X3, translating into MVEIVEPNTCVRGCCTSSTIPLHLPPSSYALLAPIARGSESTVYDARLGGARVAVKKPVLSTADDLDKFHRELQLLCKLDHPGLAKLVAAHARPPNYMLFFQFYESRNLAEKLHVQEWNPSIDQVLTIACDLDFGLAMYKKDLKHVSVENWKSSGKPTGGFHKRNMVGTLIYMAPEILRKDIQTEKSDVYSFGISINELLTGVVPYTDLRAEAQAHTVLEMSYTEQQLTAAVVSEGLRPILAHREAGAPSDLLSLIKRCWDPNPLHRPSFDDIVEELTLIMEHVEKGSCPPSVSPSNQCQHGMMDLQYFKELNWFDQGEQLARITNAEKSNMRLWVSFFNESHYHPTLSWGSFATCGRRETMEDTHFMLPQMCNEKDVHAFGIFDGHRGAAAAEFSARALPVFLQNTGYTCSPTDALIEAFTRTDEAFRDGLVLHRNSKRIFQKDWHPGCTAVTALIVRNRLFVANAGDCRAILSRSGHPFPMSKDHVASCADERMRVIKEGIEVKWLVDTWRVGPAALQVTRSIGDDDLKPAVTARPEITETSLAADDELLVMASDGLWDVLSNEDVISIIKDTVKEPAMCSKRLATEAVERGSKDNITVVVVFLRPVSTAERIY
- the LOC103722349 gene encoding salicylate carboxymethyltransferase isoform X1 yields the protein MDVESVLRMKEGLGETSYARNSSIQKKFTDAVKPVIIDAAIDAYLSETPRCFRMADLGCSSGTNALSLIGDVVNGIDERCHEKTRQVPQFMVFLNDLPGNDFNSIFVSFSDFGRRLKNVGRRDESHSVFMAGVPGSFYGRLFPSNSLHFIHSGHSLHWLSQVPPGIFNEEGKSMNTREIYISKTSPPAIAKAYHQQFQKDFGSFLKSRSEELVSEGRMALIMSGRDTKEPCNKGTTLLWELLARSLSIMVAQGEIRGEDLELYSAPFYAPSLKEIEDEVLREGSFMVEYLEIFKDKIGSGDAKKDGVALAKAIRAIQEPMLCHHIGREAIDRLFHIYSELLREVMEKEEIVAVYAIVVLRRSP
- the LOC103722349 gene encoding salicylate carboxymethyltransferase isoform X2, which translates into the protein MADLGCSSGTNALSLIGDVVNGIDERCHEKTRQVPQFMVFLNDLPGNDFNSIFVSFSDFGRRLKNVGRRDESHSVFMAGVPGSFYGRLFPSNSLHFIHSGHSLHWLSQVPPGIFNEEGKSMNTREIYISKTSPPAIAKAYHQQFQKDFGSFLKSRSEELVSEGRMALIMSGRDTKEPCNKGTTLLWELLARSLSIMVAQGEIRGEDLELYSAPFYAPSLKEIEDEVLREGSFMVEYLEIFKDKIGSGDAKKDGVALAKAIRAIQEPMLCHHIGREAIDRLFHIYSELLREVMEKEEIVAVYAIVVLRRSP